In Aspergillus fumigatus Af293 chromosome 4, whole genome shotgun sequence, one genomic interval encodes:
- a CDS encoding putative ATP binding protein, translating into MATTPVSVVCVGMAGSGKTTFMQRINAYLHSKKKMPYVLNLDPAVYSVPFESNIDIRDSINYKEVMKQYNLGPNGGILTSLNLFATKVDQIISLLEKRTAPNPENPSAKPIEHILVDTPGQIEVFVWSASGSILLETLASSFPTVIAYVIDTPRTTSTSTFMSNMLYACSILYKTKLPMILVFNKTDVQDAEFAKEWMTDFDAFQQALRDEEESGAFGGEGSTAGFGAGSGYMGSLLNSMSLMLEEFYRHLSVVGVSSMTGDGIDEFFQAVEEKRQEFERDYKPELERKKKEREETKAAQRELELGKLMKDMSVSGSSRKPRPANEAETVSEAEEEEEEAAAAASKGDLEFSENDDDTDDDEGGVPPAGDEAGLSQRYKEALSESQGGPNDADLSFARYLRSSNINR; encoded by the exons ATGGCGACGACTCCCGTGTCGGTGGTCTGCGTCGGCATGGCAG GCTCCGGGAAGACGACCTTCATGCAGAGAATAAACGCGTACCTCcattcgaagaagaagatgcccTACGTGCTCAACCTCGACCCCGCTGTATACTCGGTCCCCTTTGAGAGCAATATCGACATCCGTGACTCGATCAACTACAAAGAAGTTATGAAGCAGTACAATCTCGGACCCAACGGCGGTATCTTGACATCATTGAATCTGTTCGCGACAAAGGTCGATCAGATTATATCATTACTGGAAAAGCGCACCGCACCCAATCCCGAAAACCCATCAGCCAAGCCCATCGAGCACATTTTGGTCGATACGCCCGGGCAAATTGAAGTCTTCGTTTGGAGTGCATCTGGGAGCATCTTACTTGAGACGCTAGCCTCTTCGTTTCCTACTGTCATCGCTTATGTTATTGATACCCCGCGTACGACTTCCACAAGTACCTTCATGAGCAACATGCTTTACGCTTGCAGTATTCTGTACAAAACAAAACTGCCAATGATCCTTGTATTCAACAAGACAGACGTTCAGGATGCGGAGTTCGCGAAAGAATGGATGACCGACTTCGATGCATTCCAGCAAGCATTGCGAGACGAGGAGGAGTCTGGTGCTTTTGGAGGGGAGGGCAGCACCGCGGGCTTCGGGGCAGGCAGCGGATACATGGGCTCGCTTCTCAATAGTATGAGTCTAATGCTGGAAGAGTTCTATCGTCACCTGAGTGTCGTGGGTGTAAGCTCAATGACAGGCGACGGCATCGACGAATTCTTCCAAGCAGTGGAAGAGAAGCGTCAGGAGTTTGAACGGGACTACAAGCCAGAATTGGaacgcaagaagaaggagcgcGAGGAAACCAAGGCAGCCCAGCGCGAGTTGGAACTGGGCAAGCTGATGAAGGATATGAGTGTGTCTGGATCTTCGCGGAAGCCGCGTCCCGCGAACGAAGCGGAGACCGTCAGCGaagcagaggaggaggaagaagaggccgcTGCTGCAGCAAGCAAAGGGGATCTGGAGTTTTCGGAGAACGATGATGATaccgacgatgacgagggaGGTGTTCCTCCAGCTGGCGACGAGGCGGGGCTGTCCCAGCGATACAAAGAAGCTCTTTCAGAGTCTCAGGGCGGTCCGAACGACGCAGATTTGAGTTTTGCACGGTACCTACGTTCTAGTAATATCAACCGATAG
- a CDS encoding putative C6 finger domain protein, with translation MEESAESANGPGESPKQATSSTEQPAPETIPDQTPRPPAENAPETAPQPMPEQAPQVAAEQPTETSSSAPVQAIPALDTSLPPIDKSMPAVDTTLPPIDTSLPSLDSTLPPLDSNVPSLPPIDTSLPPLDTTLPAAEANFLLSGTRASNPEPAASESTGTVSGASEHLTSHQSGHASAETAPYQYSNGTYQSQPAQQPHQASPPQKQQDVHYQQQHQSAQQYAQPQPQPQHSQQTHQQYQQHNHDVYQNHQPASSQMNAPPQPSHIPQAPIGSPMPSNMPPMASVGQYMTGYPSNVSQMGMNTNAQMRYQLPGDSNKMLSGGRHKKEVKRRTKTGCLTCRKRRIKCDEGHPVCRNCVKSKRECLGYDPVFRPQASTPSAIQPAPNPAPSLVVNPQDPTPSYPSAPPGYVPAASQPFAPSLHSESPSTSTDQQYDYGASSADPSLGGNNSTNMASAQNVTQGGLQPTLNATNTTVTPSETSSYKEAVKRVQISDLLALRGIPPPPPHPITSLPPNRLEEIKAVFLATYAPAIDRFFETRWFSEKALGHLLANAQLMAEYSALIDAFNDRNLSDPNVVAQLESFEASVVWSTMTLCRHVMNVSNGSHGKDFELLATASRLDVIEALITGEHMERNPLAQWPVPEPAADPPTLPDQLMRRALDFWSSIGHFLTLHDNEASSAKEIDDTLARCRTLLDTYENRDVIYSIAIARHIGQRWADFPHSLPQHVTTNEKDAGAKLYVAQKFLEQEASGKGTTQVVKRICGMVVRSWYISRE, from the exons ATGGAGGAATCAGCAGAATCGGCGAATGGGCCTGGGGAATCGCCCAAACAAGCAACTTCGTCGACCGAACAACCCGCTCCTGAGACAATTCCGGATCAGACACCCAGGCCTCCTGCAGAGAATGCCCCTGAGACCGCACCTCAGCCAATGCCCGAACAAGCTCCTCAAGTGGCGGCTGAACAGCCTACCGAAACCAGCAGCTCTGCTCCGGTACAAGCAATACCCGCCCTCGATACGTCGCTTCCTCCAATTGACAAGTCAATGCCGGCTGTCGACACGACTCTGCCCCCGATAGATACGTCTTTACCTAGTCTGGATTCTACATTGCCACCACTGGACTCGAACGTGCCATCTTTGCCTCCAATCGATACATCTCTTCCGCCACTTGACACGACGTTGCCTGCTGCAGAGGCCAATTTCTTGCTTTCAGGTACACGAGCATCCAACCCAGAACCTGCTGCTTCAGAGTCGACTGGCACAGTATCCGGGGCATCTGAGCATCTCACATCCCACCAGTCAGGCCACGCTTCTGCTGAAACGGCACCCTATCAATATTCGAATGGGACGTATCAATCGCAGCCTGCTCAACAGCCGCATCAGGCGTCGCCACCGCAAAAACAGCAAGATGTCCattaccagcagcagcatcagtCGGCGCAACAGTAtgcgcagccgcagccgcagccgcagcatTCTCAGCAAACACATCAGCAATACCAACAACATAATCATGATGTGTACCAGAACCATCAACCCGCATCATCGCAGATGAACGCTCCGCCACAGCCATCCCATATTCCTCAGGCTCCCATTGGGTCACCCATGCCCTCAAACATGCCCCCAATggcttctgtaggccagtATATGACAGGATATCCCTCCAATGTATCACAAATGGGTATGAACACGAACGCGCAGATGCGCTACCAGCTCCCTGGCGACTCGAACAAAATGCTATCTGGCGGAAGGCATAAGAAAGAAGTTAAGCGGAGAACGAAGACCGGATGTCTAACGTGCCGAAAGCGCAGAATCAAG TGTGACGAAGGACATCCTGTTTGCAGAAATTGCGTCAAGAGCAAGCGTGAATGTTTAGGTTACGACCCTGTCTTTAGACCGCAGGCGTCAACACCCTCTGCAATTCAACCTGCTCCCAATCCTGCTCCCTCACTCGTCGTCAATCCACAGGATCCAACGCCTTCCTATCCCTCGGCGCCCCCTGGTTACGTCCCTGCGGCATCCCAGCCTTTTGCTCCCTCTCTTCATTCAGAATCgccatccacatccaccgACCAACAGTACGACTACGGCGCTTCTTCCGCTGACCCTTCGTTGGGGGGCAACAACTCGACCAACATGGCCAGCGCCCAGAATGTCACTCAGGGAGGACTGCAGCCGACTCTCAATGCGACCAATACCACGGTCACTCCGTCGGAAACTTCCAGCTACAAAG AAGCAGTGAAACGAGTTCAGATTAGCGATCTACTGGCGCTGAGAGGCATTCCTCCGCCGCCCCCTCATCCTATCACGTCTCTCCCCCCGAACCGTctcgaagaaatcaaggCCGTCTTCCTCGCTACATACGCTCCCGCCATCGATAGATTTTTCGAGACTCGCTGGTTTTCGGAGAAGGCTCTCGGTCACTTGTTGGCGAATGCGCAGCTGATGGCCGAGTACTCTGCTCTTATTGATGCATTTAACGATCGGAACCTCAGCGATCCCAACGTCGTTGCACAGCTGGAGAGCTTTGAGGCATCCGTCGTTTGGAGTACCATGACATTGTGCCGTcatgtgatgaatgtgtcGAACGGCAGCCATGGAAAGGATTTCGAGCTGTTGGCTACCGCGTCCAGGCTAGATGTGATCGAGGCTCTGATAACTGGCGAGCATATGGAGAGAAATCCACTGGCCCAATGGCCCGTTCCAGAACCGGCAGCTGATCCACCCACTCTTCCTGATCAACTGATGCGGAGAGCATTGGACTTTTGGAGTTCGATCGGCCACTTCTTGACTCTCCATGACAACGAAGCTAGCTCTGCAAAAGAAATTGATGATACTCTGGCTCGTTGCAGAACGCTATTGGACACCTATGAGAATCGCGATGTGATTTATTCCATTGCTATTGCCCGCCACATTGGACAGCGCTGGGCAGACTTCCCGCACAGCCTCCCTCAGCATGTCACCACCAACGAAAAGGATGCGGGAGCCAAGCTATATGTGGCGCAGAAATTCCTTGAGCAAGAAGCCAGCGGCAAGGGCACCACACAGGTTGTTAAGCGCATTTGCGGCATGGTTGTGCGGTCCTGGTACATTTCCCGGGAGTAG
- a CDS encoding D-mandelate dehydrogenase-like dehydrogenase — protein MGSTGTKPKVLLLGSIVHLFFASSAHKTWQSLSEIAELITPTATNRAEFLQECRSGKLDGVVAAYRTFDSITITGFIDEELVNALPRSVSFLAHCGAGYDQIDVHACSARNPPLRVSNVPTAVDDATADVNMFLIIGALRNFNAGMQALREGKWRGQPLPALGHDPEGKVLGILGMGGIGRNLKKKAEAFGMRVIYHNRRQLSEELAAGAEYVTFDELLAKSDVISLNLPLNKHTRHIISKAEFEKMKDGVVIVNTARGAVMDEEALVQALDSGKVYSAGLDVFEEEPKVHPGLIRNPNVLLVPHMGTWTVETQTAMEEWAIENVRLAVETGKLKSPVPEQADL, from the exons ATGGGTTCCACCGGTACCAAACCTAAGGTCCTCCTACTTGGATCCATCGTCCA TCTCTTCTTCGCATCCAGCGCACACAAGACATGGCAATCGCTATCCGAGATTGCGGAACTGATCACTCCCACTGCCACGAACCGCGCAGAGTTCCTGCAGGAATGCCGCTCCGGCAAGCTGGACGGCGTCGTCGCCGCCTACAGAACCTTCGactccatcaccatcaccggcTTCATCGATGAGGAGCTCGTCAACGCACTTCCTCGCTCAGTCAGCTTCCTCGCGCACTGCG GCGCCGGATACGACCAAATCGATGTCCACGCCTGCAGCGCTCGCAATCCGCCCCTGCGCGTCTCCAACGTCCCCACAGCTGTGGACGACGCAACCGCCGACGTGAACATGTTCCTGATCATCGGTGCGCTGCGCAACTTCAACGCAGGCATGCAGGCCCTCCGCGAAGGGAAATGGCGGGGCCAACCCCTCCCCGCACTCGGCCACGACCCCGAGGGCAAGGTCCTCGGGATTCTGGGCATGGGGGGAATTGGGCGCAacctcaagaagaaggccgaggcGTTCGGCATGCGAGTCATCTACCACAATCGCCGCCAGTTAAGCGAGGAGCTGGCCGCCGGAGCGGAGTATGTGACGTTTGATGAGCTGCTGGCCAAGAGCGACGTGATCAGTCTGAACTTGCCCCTGAAT AAACACACACGGCACATCATCAGCAAAGCCGAGttcgagaagatgaaggatggcgtcgtcatcgtcaacACAGCGCGAGGCGCAGtcatggacgaagaggctCTTGTCCAGGCCCTCGATAGCGGCAAGGTCTACTCTGCCGGCTTGGATGTCTTCGAGGAGGAGCCCAAGGTTCACCCGGGCCTTATCCGGAACCCCAATGTTCTGCTCGTGCCGCACATGGGCACATGGACCGTCGAG ACTCAGACGGCTATGGAAGAGTGGGCTATCGAAAATGTGCGGCTTGCAGTCGAAACAGGGAAGCTGAAGAGTCCTGTTCCCGAGCAAGCCGACCTTTGA
- a CDS encoding putative cell cycle control protein (Cwf19), with amino-acid sequence MTLDDFEKSLVEDQERRRERSGREKHQHRDRDRDRSKERSRHHRHHHHHRRHSSRSREREPGRPRESHADEENSHRHKRSRHSTDHSDDRDHSHKRRHRRESKDNESESTAPVKEIVQEEPKQLRRDAWMEAPSALDVDYIHRRDTTRLEEEPKAKMLQADFELKIHDRELNQHLRDLKEEKGLAEVEEKPVQHEVDYTFGDAGSQWRMTKLRGVYREAEESGKPVEEVAIERFGDLRSFDDAREEEAELDRRTRYGEGYVGKEKPTGDLFQERKLEQGVHREPLEHHRDPEQKLAARGQGQKIDTAPPSGATQHLDLTALNRLKAQMMKAKLKGSAEAAELEERYNAAAAAMANRKESDVVVLGVMENRMLAGQRNEAKPVETRRGRERGQLEENEDMTIEDMVREERRTRDQAGGDGRRLAERIARDSKFENDLEYMDDNAAKLAKRVHRSDINLKNATISEFQKMNRILDNCPLCHHEDTNTPPIAPVISLATRTYLTLPTEPELSEGCATIVPIQHRTNLMECDDDEWEEIRNFMKSLTRMYHDQGRDVIFYENAAQPHRKRHAAMEAVPLPYSLGETSPAFFREAILAADSEWTQHRKLIDTLAKAKQGLGRNAFRRTLAKEMPYFHVWFELDGGLGHVVEDEHRWPRGDLFAREVIGGMLDLGPEVIKRQGRWNRGGDRRVEGFKKRWRKFDWTRVLVEGYVGRGFS; translated from the exons ATGACTCTAGACGATTTTGAAAAGTCTCTGGTGGAAGATCAAGAGCGGCGACGCGAACGAAGCGGCAGGGAGAAACATCAACACAGAGATCGGGACCGAGATCGCAGCAAAGAACGGTCaaggcatcatcgtcatcatcaccatcatcggcGCCATTCGTCGAGGTCTAGAGAACGAGAGCCGGGTCGCCCTCGTGAGTCGCATGCTGATGAGGAAAACAGTCATCGACACAAGCGATCTCGCCATTCCACCGACCACAGCGATGATCGGGATCATTCCCACAAGCGGCGACACAGGAGGGAGAGTAAAGACAATGAATCGGAGTCTACAGCTCCCGTGAAGGAGATCGTCCAGGAGGAGCCGAAGCAGTTGAGGCGGGATGCCTGGATGGAAGCACCATCCGCCCTTGACGTTGATTATATTCACCGGCGTGACACTACACGGTTGGAGGAAGAACCGAAAGCCAAGATGCTCCAAGCGGACTTCGAGTTGAAGATACACGACCGAGAGCTGAACCAGCATCTCCGTGATttgaaggaagagaaagggcTGGCTGAAGTAGAGGAAAAGCCAGTACAGCATGAGGTGGATTACACTTTCGGCGATGCTGGCTCGCAGTGGAGAATGACAAAGCTCCGAGGCGTATACCGGGAGGCAGAGGAGAGTGGAAAACCTGTGGAAGAAGTTGCAATCGAACGCTTTGGGGATCTGCGCTCGTTTGATGATGCGCgtgaggaagaggcggagTTGGACCGTCGCACACGATATGGCGAGGGTTACGTGGGCAAAGAAAAGCCAACAGGAGACCTCTTCCAGGAGAGGAAGCTTGAACAAGGGGTTCATAGGGAACCTCTTGAACACCATCGAGATCCTGAACAGAAGCTTGCAGCTCGTGGTCAAGGCCAGAAGATCGACACAGCTCCTCCCTCCGGCGCTACTCAGCATCTTGATCTGACGGCGCTCAACCGACTCAAAgcgcagatgatgaaggcaaAGCTTAAAGGATCggctgaagcagcagagCTTGAGGAGCGCTACAATGCTGCGGCCGCGGCGATGGCCAATCGCAAGGAGTCCGATGTTGTAGTGCTTGGAGTTATGGAGAACCGAATGCTTGCAGGACAAAGAAATGAAGCCAAACCCGTTGAGACTAGGAGAGGCCGGGAACGAGGACAGCTGGAGGAAAATGAGGATATGACTATTGAAGACATGGTCCGAGAAGAGCGGCGGACGCGGGATCAAGCTGGTGGAGATGGGAGACGGCTGGCGGAGAGAATCGCCAGAGACTCGAAATTCGAG AATGATTTGGAATACATGGACGATAATGCCGCCAAACTCGCCAAAAGGGTGCATCGGTCTGACATCAACCTCAAGAATGCTACCATCAGCGAATTTCAGAAAATGAACCGGATCTTAGACAACTGCCCCCTCTGTCATCATGAAGATACCAACACGCCCCCAATCGCTCCCGTGATATCCTTGGCGACCCGAACCTATCTCACCCTTCCCACCGAACCCGAGCTCAGCGAAGGATGCGCTACCATCGTTCCTATCCAGCATCGCACTAACCTGATGGAATGTGATGACGACGAGTGGGAAGAGATCCGGAATTTCATGAAGAGTCTAACTCGCATGTACCACGATCAGGGCCGCGATGTCATTTTCTACGAGAACGCAGCTCAGCCGCATCGGAAGAGACATGCAGCGATGGAAGCTGTTCCACTGCCGTACAGTCTCGGAGAAACCTCACCCGCTTTCTTCAGGGAAGCGATCCTCGCAGCAGACTCCGAATGGACGCAGCACCGAAAGCTGATCGACACCCTTGCGAAGGCGAAGCAGGGATTGGGTCGGAATGCGTTCCGTCGCACTCTGGCCAAAGAGATGCCCTACTTCCATGTTTGGTTTGAATTGGACGGAGGACTGGGCCACGtggtggaggatgagcacCGCTGGCCACGCGGCGATCTGTTTGCCCGCGAGGTTATTGGAGGCATGCTCGATCTCGGCCCAGAGGTTATTAAACGACAAGGCCGCTGGAACCGAGGAGGCGATCGCAGGGTGGAAGGGTTTAAGAAGCGATGGCGGAAGTTCGATTGGACCCGAGTGCTTGTGGAAGGCTACGTCGGGAGGGGCTTCAGTTAG
- the alp1 gene encoding S8 family peptidase, with protein sequence MLSIKRTLLLLGAVLPAVFGAPVQETRRAAQKIPGKYIVTFKPGTDTATIESHTLWATDLHKRNLERRDTTSGEPPVGIEKSYKIKDFAAYAGSFDDATIEEIRKSADVAHVEEDQIWYLDALTTQKGAPWGLGSISHKGQASTDYIYDTSAGAGTYAYVVDSGINVNHVEFESRASLAYNAAGGSHVDSIGHGTHVAGTIGGKTYGVAKKTNLLSVKVFQGESSSTSIILDGFNWAVNDIVSKGRTKKAAINMSLGGGYSYAFNNAVENAFDEGVLSVVAAGNENSDASNTSPASAPNALTVAAINKSNARASFSNYGSVVDIFAPGQDILSAWIGSTTATNTISGTSMATPHIVGLSVYLMGLENLSGPAAVTARIKELATNGVVTNVKGSPNKLAYNGNA encoded by the exons ATGCTTTCTATCAAACGCACTttgctgctccttggagCTGTCCTGCCAGCCGTCTTTGGCGCGCCTGTCCAGGAAACTCGTCGTGCTGCTCAGAAGATTCCTGGCAAGTACATCGTGACCTTCAAGCCGGGCACCGATACAGCTACCATTGAGTCTCACACTCTTTGGGCCACTGATCTTCACAAACGCAATCTGGAGCGTCGTGATACCACTAGCGGCGAACCTCCCGTCGGTATCGAGAAGAGCTACAAGATCAAGGATTTCGCCGCCTACGCTGGCTCCTTCGATGACGCCACCATCGAGGAAATCCGCAAGAGCGCAGAC GTTGCCCATGTTGAGGAGGACCAAATCTGGTACCTTGACGCCTTGACCACTCAAAAGGGCGCCCCATGGGGCCTGGGCAGCATTTCCCACAAGGGACAAGCAAGCACCGACTACATCTACGACACCAGCGCTGGCGCAGGCACCTATGCCTACGTTGTCGACAGTGGCATCAATGTCAACCACGTCGAGTTCGAGAGCCGCGCATCGCTGGCATACAACGCCGCTGGTGGCAGCCATGTTGACAGCATCGGCCACGGAACGCACGTTGCTGGTACCATTGGCGGCAAGACCTACGGAGTGGCCAAGAAGACCAACCTTCTGTCCGTCAAGGTCTTCCAGGGCGAGTCCTCTAGCACCTCCATCATCCTTGACGGCTTCAACTGGGCTGTCAATGACATTGTGAGCAAGGGTCGTACTAAGAAGGCTGCGATCAACATGAGCCTTG GTGGTGGTTACTCTTATGCCTTCAACAACGCTGTTGAGAACGCTTTCGATGAAGGTGTCCTTTCTGTCGTCGCTGCTGGAAACGAGAAC AGTGATGCCTCAAATACCAGCCCTGCTTCCGCTCCTAACGCTTTGACGGTTGCTGCGATCAACAAGAGCAACGCCcgcgcctccttctccaactATGGTTCCGTTGTCGACATCTTCGCTCCCGGTCAGGATATCCTTTCGGCCTGGATTGGCTCCACCACTGCCACCAACACCATCTCCGGTACTTCCATGGCCACCCCTCACATTGTTGGCCTATCCGTCTACTTGATGGGTCTTGAGAACCTCTCTGGCCCTGCTGCAGTGACCGCTcgcatcaaggagctggccaCCAATGGTGTTGTTACCAACGTTAAGGGCAGCCCCAACAAGCTTGCCTACAATGGCAATGCTTAA
- a CDS encoding putative formin binding protein: MAEYWKSAPRFWCKQCKIFIRDTPFEKTQHEASAKHQGNLKRFLRDIHRENERKQRETQKAKDEVERLRQTVAGKPGAKDSGATAWKHASAAPPPAERPVSLEERKKQIAQLAEMGIAIPDEYRGELALAGEWQTVSERVIRPDDDTEEGKPGSSIGVRKRKMEGDEEEQEARQEAERFVSQGWGSRTRQYPGEQSDADLDALLNSTKDVKKVKLSAPDEGSKEKASKEGATPSNDTDQAAAQESELPSVKSEGKEAAQLATTDTPAVKQEEEAAPTGVVFKKRKPKVLRK; this comes from the exons ATGGCAGAATACTGGAAATCAGCT CCCCGGTTCTGGTGCAAACAATGCAAGATATTCATTCGGGATACACCCTTCGAGAAAACCCAGCATGAAGCGAGTGCCAAACACCAGGGAAACCTTAAGCGTTTCCTACGAGATATCCACCGGGAAAATGAACGGAAGCAAAGAGAAACTCAGAAGGCGAAGGATGAAGTCGAGCGATTAAGGCAAACTGTCGCAGGAAAACCAGGTGCAAAAGACAGCGGCGCAACAGCTTGGAAACACGCCTCGGCTGCCCCTCCACCGGCAGAACGACCTGTGTCcctggaagagagaaagaagcagatagCGCAGCTGGCAGAGATGGGAATTGCTATCCCGGACGAATACCGTGGTGAACTCGCGCTCGCTGGCGAATGGCAGACGGTATCCGAACGAGTTATTCGACCAGATGACGATACAGAGGAAGGAAAGCCTGGTAGCTCTATCGGCGTTCGGAAACGCAAGATGGAaggcgatgaggaggagcaggaggcgcGACAGGAGGCCGAGAGATTCGTGAGTCAGGGTTGGGGCTCGAGGACTCGGCAGTATCCTGGGGAGCAGAGCGATGCAGACCTGGATGCACTTCTAAATTCTACCAAGGATGTAAAGAAGGTCAAGTTGTCGGCGCCGGATGAAGGGTCGAAAGAGAAGGCTAGCAAAGAGGGTGCTACACCAAGCAACGATACGGACCAGGCTGCGGCTCAGGAGTCAGAACTACCATCAGTCAAGTCTGAGGGTAAAGAAGCGGCGCAGCTTGCTACAACAGATACCCCAGCGGTgaagcaggaagaggaggcgGCACCTACAGGAGTTGTTTTTAAGAAGCGCAAGCCGAAGGTCCTGAGGAAATAG